A region from the Gossypium hirsutum isolate 1008001.06 chromosome A08, Gossypium_hirsutum_v2.1, whole genome shotgun sequence genome encodes:
- the LOC107935867 gene encoding auxin-responsive protein SAUR36: protein MRKIRGFKIGKRLVRISRWFIRKARNPRGYCRLTRSESESFCKSKSFSKLISWGQRLTKGAKSICSSKPGSGYVPIGQDPINEKLTEVPKGHLAVYIGQKDGDYHRVLVPVIYFNHPLFGELLREAEEEYGFSHQGGITIPCRFSEFERVQTRIAAGTGGRKMVWKRHHH, encoded by the coding sequence ATGAGAAAGATAAGAGGCTTCAAGATCGGAAAACGGTTGGTCCGGATCTCGAGGTGGTTCATTCGCAAAGCTCGGAACCCACGTGGGTACTGTCGCCTGACACGATCAGAATCAGAATCGTTTTGTAAGTCCAAGTCTTTCTCGAAGCTCATTAGTTGGGGTCAACGCTTGACAAAAGGGGCTAAATCTATATGCTCATCAAAGCCCGGGTCGGGTTACGTTCCTATTGGTCAAGACCCAATCAACGAGAAGCTTACGGAAGTTCCGAAAGGACACTTGGCCGTCTATATCGGCCAAAAAGACGGCGACTACCATAGAGTTTTGGTGCCGGTTATTTATTTTAACCACCCTTTGTTCGGCGAGCTATTAAGGGAAGCCGAAGAGGAGTATGGGTTTAGCCACCAAGGAGGTATCACCATTCCCTGTCGGTTCTCGGAGTTTGAGAGGGTCCAGACTCGTATCGCAGCTGGAACCGGTGGAAGGAAAATGGTATGGAAGCGCCACCACCATTGA